One Candidatus Krumholzibacteriia bacterium genomic window, GCACACCGTACGACGTGGCGCGGTCCTGCAGGCGCTGCAACAACTCCTGCACACGGCCCGGTCCGTCGGTCTGATAGATGTAGTCGAGCGACTCCAGCCACTCGCGCATTTCCTGACGGTCGTCTTCGGCCGCTTCCGCCGCGCCGGCATCCTTCTTCGGCGCATCCGCGGCCGCCTTCTTCCTCGACATGGGGTCGTCCTCCCGCGGCTGCGCCTGCGCCGCCTTCTCGTCCCGGGTTGTGCTCATGCGGAGACGATACGACAGCCCAAGGCTTAAGTCAATTTCAGGAAACGCGTTGCGTCGACGCGCTCATTCCGTCCAGTACTTCTCCAGGTGGAGGTTGCCGGGATGGCCGGGGGTATGCTTGCGGAAGCCGAGGCCGTGCAACGACGCTTCAAGTTCTTCGATCATCAGCGGATTCCCGCACAGGAATACGTGACACTGCTCGGGGTCGAGCGAGAAGCCGGCCGCTTCCGCGAAGCGGCCGGGTACCAGCATGTCGCTCACGCGGCCGCGCGCTCCGCGCCAGGCGGAGTCCGCGGGCTCGCGCGTGACCATGGGCAGGTATCGAAAGCGCTCATCCATCGCCGCAAACGATTCGAGTTCCGCGCAATACCCGAGGTCCGCCGCGTAGCGCACGCCGTTGAAGAGAACCGCGCGCCGCCAGGGCGGATTCCCGCCGAAGGTGCGCACCATCGACACGTAGGGGGCCACCGCGGTTCCGGTCGACACCATTACCAGGTCGCGTCCGGCCGCGAAACCGTCGAGCGTAAAAC contains:
- a CDS encoding ferredoxin--NADP reductase produces the protein MASTYHYNATISRREELHAHLMLLSVVPDDGPFAPFLPGQFVSIGRIAGRGACLIKRSYSIGSSALERGEVELFLVHVDDGEFTSWLFEQRVGARVWLSPRASGGFTLDGFAAGRDLVMVSTGTAVAPYVSMVRTFGGNPPWRRAVLFNGVRYAADLGYCAELESFAAMDERFRYLPMVTREPADSAWRGARGRVSDMLVPGRFAEAAGFSLDPEQCHVFLCGNPLMIEELEASLHGLGFRKHTPGHPGNLHLEKYWTE